The Larimichthys crocea isolate SSNF chromosome II, L_crocea_2.0, whole genome shotgun sequence genome segment CACACATTGTTTCCTGATCTCATACTTTCCTTTCATAGTTTTTTCTTCCCAACATAAAAGGAGGCTAAAATTTCTTCTTATGATGCCAATCAAGTATTTCTTTCTGCCCCAGCATGCAAAAGCAAACAGCATTTGTCAGCATTGTTTTGATATAAACAAGAAGAAACTATACCTCAGCTCCAAAATCTTTCCTCAAGCTGCAACCTAATTCTTTGACCTCTGAAAGAGGTGCATCTATCAGTCTTTCCCAGTGTGTTTGGGTGTCCATCACCATTCATGTCTGGGTAATTACTATGTATTTGTCAAGTTATCTCTCAGCTCTGGCTTTTGGCAAGACGTTGGCAGCTTATTAAAACAAATACTTCACCTGTGTGCATGGAGGATTATCTGCTTTTTAAAGCTGATTGCCACACAACTCTCACGCTCAATCACATGTACACGTAGCTGAGAAGACACGCTCGTATCTTTGCAGACATCAGATAGTTAGAAAAATATATTGCACAGACCTGTACGGTCTGACTGTGTTTCTATTGATGCATATATCGAGGCAACGCAAAGTTTGTCTGCAAGGCACCAGTCTGTGGAAGTCATCAATCCCCACAGACAGCGCACTCAGACACCCTGCATTGCTCAGTGAGATTTTATCAGCCGCATGTCCCAGCAGTTCTTGTCAATGTCTTCGggaaatgtgaatgtaaacgCACGCAGATTAATGAATGTATCCGGCGCCATGTCACATCATATACGCTTGGTTGTAAATCAGCACATCGCATTCACAGATAATATCGCTGGAGCTTCACATGtgccccctttctctctttctttgggACTTCACTGACTTATGATAGCATCAGTATAACACGTGAAaagcacattcacattcacatgtgGAAACAAGACCGTGTGTAAAATGGTGAATAAGccactgctgtgtctgctgaTTGGGTTGcttgtctttttcctctgttgtaATGATCTGTGGTAGAAATGATGGTGGTCAAAGGCTGTTCAAGGTGAGAGCAATTACGTATCTGCTTGTATAGAACTTTTGTAAAGCAAAATACTGCCAGCATAAACTATGTTTAATGACGATAACATCAGGCGAGGAAGGAGAATCATAGCCAGcagctgcattaaaaaaaaacctagtgTCCAAATTCAAATAACACCAAAGAGTGGGCCAAGAGGAAATGCCGAAACCctgtataaaaacatttatgtgaACGTAATCAGAGACGTTTATACAATATCACATGGGACTGGGTGGTGAAAGCAAGTTTATTGTTATATAATTCTTTTATGGGAATATATACACAAAAttctgaaaggaaaaaaaaaagctttctgtttagtatatacacacattatgcAGGAAATACTCTAAATGTTAcatctatatatacatattatagtTTACACTCATCACTCTTAATGAATTAAACAGCCTGAATGAATATCTGATGTCTCGAAAAAAGCACGAAAGCAGTCACATTTATGTAGTGTGCAGCGGACAGTCTGTATAATAAATGGCTGCTGCGATTCCACCCGAGCCGTTGACCTTTATGATGTGCAGAGGGAAAGCAAAAGCATGGCTAAGGTAAGGTTGCCATGATCGTCCTCTGCCTTTGCTCCAATAAGACACCATAAAACAATTGTAGCTTGATAAGATCTAGATGGCAGAGGAGTAAATGTTTACAGGAGCGATGTAGCAGGCGGTCGTCCTCAACCTCTGTTCGGCCGTCGTGGATTGTGCTGTGAAGAGCAAAAACACTGAtttgaaaaattgaaaaaattcaaattgttttaaagtCATTGCTCTTGATTCAAGATGCCTTATTCTTTTGTACATCgagatacaaacacaaacacatcaaacacatgTTGGTTGCATTACAGCGTTGACAGCTTTCCACACAAAACAAGGTTGCTAGGACTGGTTGCTAGACACATAGGACTTGggaaaaaatgtgcaaaaacatcAATAATGACCCACCTGGTTTTTGGAGAGTTTCTGGTTTTTCTTAGCATCAATCTTCTTCATCAGTTTTTGGACCCATGCCTCTCTGGGGTCTGTGCAGAACACACGCCCTTTCCGCATGGTGAAGCTAGAGAGTAATTCATGCAAAAAGATTTAGTTTACTTTGAGTAGCAGTCACAGAAAACATCCAACGTTTTTGAAAGTCAGGTCAGTTTTAAAAACGGATGTTCATGTGTACTTACATTACAGCGGGGATGTTGCAGCCTCCATCTGTCACCTGCACCCTGTACTCCACTGCATGCTTTTGAGTTTTGtggttcatttgtttcacataTTTCAAACAGCAGTCATCATAGGCCACTGAAGGAGCAGAAATTATAACAATTTATACAACATCATCTGCACAACATAGACATTAAATCAAAAGGCAATTGTCACAATGAGGAAATGCTAAAGTTGCTCAACAGAAATGAACAGTGCAGCCCACACAGGCACTTAGGCAATAAACCCGCCTCATTGACCCTCAtttattgttgctgtgtgttCAAAGATCTGTATTACATGCCGCCTATGGGACACTACTGCCAGATACCAGCTGTTCTTTTACAATGTCTTACCTTGTGCCAATGCAAGACTGAGGCAAGATATGGTCAGCAGGAAGAAGAGTGTGTTGAGCCGCATGTTGCCGTCTGTGGTTACAGCTCTGAAAATAGCCAGATGGATGCAAAGGGTGAGAACGTGTAGTTGAAGTCAGCCTTATCACTCTGCAATCATCGTACCTCAGTTCCACCCACGCCCTACATAGTCACATTTCAGACCTTGACCATTGTACAAATATTTCATATCGGCTCTCTGTGTGTATTATGTACATGCATTCTGCCATATTTCACAATCATTAAAGTATTTTACATTAAAGGACCTTTTGGCACCTGTTGAATGAAGCAATTGTTCTGAAACAttaagcagcttttttttaaatatcaaaatgtttcagttaTGTTTGCTTTTTTCCTGGTGAGgaacaacattaaatattattgCCTTTGAGGTgctaaaaaaacatctgtgctCTGTGCTTAAATCTATTTGATCTGAGACATAAGATTTTCATACTACTAAATTTTGCTTTTTGGCTAAACAAGACACATCTAtacaaagaaaagtaaagtaaagtaaagtaaagtaaagtaaagtaaagtaaagtaaattaCTCAGTCTTATCTTTTGAAATACTAATAACTATTAAAAGATACTGAGGAAACAAATTAGCAAATCAGTATATTCTTAGGATTACAGGTAACTCACCTCAAATGCTCCAGATGTACATGTATTATTAggtctctcgctctcttcttctgtctgtgcagGTGAGGCAAACTACTCTTATAAAGCCCTGAAGCACGGGGGGCACTCAGCCAAGTATCGTGTTACAATAAACGCAACCTTTGCACTGCAGATcatcttccttctttctctttttttttcttttttatttactttattatttcaacTCAACTCAATGACGGACAGATGAAGGTTTTTTTGTGCGTTACTTAATCGAGATGTTAGTCGTATCATGTGTCTGCCACTTCACGTAAGGTTCTCTGCCAGCTAATGCAGGAGAACTATTGATTGAAGTAAGAAGTTAGAGACAAAAGTTTTTGACAAAAGCATGTGCAATGACATCTCTTCAATTGGGTGGAAGGTCCCTGTTCTTGCAAACAATATATGTCTTTCTTAGTAAATGATCTTATGTATTCGCATGTTATTCTTAGGCTGTTATTCTAGGCTTGATCCGTTAAACACTTAAAGGTTTTAACATGCCGTCACAATAACAGTACATATTGAGAAATACACTAatacagtgtttctcaaactttttataccACGTTCCAACtcagtaaatattttgtttctccAAGTAGCACTGTTTTGACAGTTGTTATAATCCAGCAGTGTAGCCTGACCCTGTTCAACTATGGACCTCTTAATAGCACTCTTAAAGAGATTATTTATTGCTGATTGTTGTTGAACACCAGTTCAACCACTagagtttgatttcatttagtGGAAAAGTGAtactcctgatctgcacttctcttcctAACATTTTTGGTTTGAAGCCACGTATGGCAGTCTttttatgtatgcatgcattatGCATGAACGTGACAACGTACTGGGATGATATTGAAGatatttcaggaaatgcaaaacttattttaaataatattccagcaatttcttgttttctattatttaattttaataaaaaaacatttcagagatcCAAATACCACGACAGCAAGGTCGCATACCACTAGTGGTActcgtaccacagtttgagaacctgTGCTCTAATACTTTCATAATGCCTGTTGAATGAAGTGCCATTAATCTCACATAAGCTCTCAATTTGTGTCCAAAACATTCTGCTGAGGAAATCCATGCACTGAAGTACAGCCCTTAAGGTTGAAATAACAGACTTAGACAATCAAATTATTGTGCTAGGATGCAGCCGTTATCCTGCAGAAGTGTTAACAGGTCAGATTGGTATCGTCTTTCTCAAGTGATCTCTCTGAATACAAGCACGCTCTGTCATTGtgcattgtgtttttgctcAAACTGGGTAGATATTAAAGTACATGTGTTCATGTACATGGATATGAATATGCGTTTTCCTTATTCCGCATGGAAGGTATTGTTTATGTtgtatacacatgcacaggcaATTCAATTTGTTCAGTTATATAATGATCTTCTACtgtaaatgcacaaacacatacacctATAATCACATTATATAACACATTTAATATTACTAAAACTAGACTCTGGACTTGTAGGTGCCTTGTTTTGGACAATCTGAAATCATCGCACATTTAAACCTCTCTTCTCCTCAAGGCCGATGGCAAAGATAAGCTCACTGTCATCTGTGTAAGTCTGAATGAAAGGCAAGCTATAGAGTGTAAGTGCTTTGGATAAAGGTGCCGTCTGAATACAGTCCGTACTGTACAGTTAATGTGATAATAATTCTGTGAGGTTTGCTAACTACCTACCACTACTACTATACGACGTCTGTCAGCATCAAACTTTCAGACTTTTAGTAGTTACTTGTTGAAATCAAACacattatatattgtttttattctgagaTACATTGCGTTCATTGTCCGTGGTTGGCATAAagtgttgctgttgctgttgctcaTTTACTTTTAATAACAGGTGGAAATCCCCAACAGGAAGTTTTATAAGGCCATAAAAGCTGTATCTCGTAATCAATAAATCTCAAATGAAAACCTGAACCCGATTTAACCCTTGAAGCTGACgggaagagaaaataaaatcattagTGATTTCTTAATGTAGGTATATCTAAAGTGAATGGCCGACGTGTCAGCGTTATTAGTCCTTTATCAACTCAGGTAAGCGTGAGAAATGAAGCACATCCCCCACAAATCTGTTGACTTTCTCAGTAATGCTTGCCAATGTTCTCAAGACTCTGATGTATGAAACATCAGTTGTACAGTACCAGAAATGAAGCATCCTTTCTTCAGCCACGTTGAGATCTGACAGTTGAGAAgctttgcattaaaaaacacttGTCAGCGTCGCCAAGATGCATATCCACCCAAAGCTTTTCCTTTTAATTCTTAAAAAACAGGCTCCGGTGTTCTTTTCACACAGATTCTTGTTCAACACTCGGTGACAGATATTAATGATCCTTGAGTGCCTGAGTGGACATCTGATAGCACTGTTCCCTGTTTATACTCTTACTAATACTCATGTTCAAACAGCCTGCAGAAGTCCAACGAGGCGTTTCACAGACCTGCCCTTCTCATTTCCTTTGCCTGCAGGATACTGGTAGCCACTTTAGTTGTTTACTACACTCCAGGACACACGAAGACATGCATTGTAACATacaaaaaatcaaa includes the following:
- the ccl25a gene encoding C-C motif chemokine 25; translation: MRLNTLFFLLTISCLSLALAQVAYDDCCLKYVKQMNHKTQKHAVEYRVQVTDGGCNIPAVIFTMRKGRVFCTDPREAWVQKLMKKIDAKKNQKLSKNQHNPRRPNRG